From a single Pleurodeles waltl isolate 20211129_DDA chromosome 8, aPleWal1.hap1.20221129, whole genome shotgun sequence genomic region:
- the LOC138249415 gene encoding olfactory receptor 52K1-like codes for MLISAGYPRHSTKHLNITNAHPSTFLLLGIPGLEYAHFWIAFPFCFMYCIVVFGNVVILLIVKTDMSLQDPMHLFLCMLALIDLLLATSIVPKMLGIFWFQSRVISFEACLSQMFFIHSFSALESGILVAMAFDRYVAICLPLRHVTILTRLTIGKIALIVIVRAVFLCLPFPFLLEKRSFCKNNIIPHAYCEHMAVVKLACDNATTSILYGLVVSLLGVGTDVILIALSYYMILQSVLNLPTKEARFKSFGTCGSHLCAILLFYVPALFTFMAHRFGHHVPIHIHILFAISYLLLPPMMNPMVYGVRTKQIRRKVYSMFFQYKL; via the coding sequence ATGCTCATCTCTGCGGGATATCCTAGGCACTCAACTAAACATCTAAATATTACAAATGCCCATCCTTCTACATTTCTTCTACTCGGAATACCAGGGCTGGAATATGCTCACTTCTGGATTGCTTTCCCTTTCTGCTTTATGTATTGTATAGTGGTTTTTGGAAATGTAGTTATACTACTGATTGTGAAAACTGACATGAGCCTCCAGGATCCCATGcatctctttctatgcatgctggcACTTATTGACCTGCTATTAGCGACCTCTATTGTGCCTAAAATGCTTGGAATTTTTTGGTTCCAATCAAGAGTGATCAGTTTTGAGGCTTGCCTCTCACAAATGTTCTTCATCCACTCATTTTCAGCTTTGGAATCTGGAATTCTGGTGGCCATGGCCTTCGACCGCTATGTTGCCATCTGTCTTCCACTAAGACATGTAACTATATTAACTCGCTTGACCATTGGAAAGATTGCACTAATAGTGATTGTTAGAGCAGTTTTTCTATGCTTGCCATTTCCTTTCCTCCTGGAAAAGAGATCATTTTGTAAAAACAACATCATCCCCCATGCCTACTGTGAGCATATGGCGGTGGTGAAATTAGCTTGTGATAATGCTACCACAAGTATCCTCTATGGTTTGGTTGTGTCTCTCTTGGGGGTTGGAACAGATGTGATTCTTATTGCTTTGTCTTACTACATGATCCTTCAGTCTGTCCTAAACCTCCCAACCAAGGAGGCACGTTTCAAGTCCTTTGGCACATGTGGGTCACATCTCTGTGCCATATTACTATTTTATGTACCTGCACTCTTTACGTTCATGGCACACAGATTTGGCCATCATGTGCCTATTCATATTCATATTCTCTTTGCGATTAGTTATCTTTTGCTTCCTCCAATGATGAACCCAATGGTCTATGGTGTGAGAACCAAACAGATTCGTAGAAAAGTATATAGCATGTTCTTCCAATACAAATTATGA